A stretch of Fusarium poae strain DAOMC 252244 chromosome 2, whole genome shotgun sequence DNA encodes these proteins:
- a CDS encoding hypothetical protein (TransMembrane:1 (o108-128i)~BUSCO:55093at5125), which yields MSATKEFTMQDVAEHNTSKDIYMVVHEKVYDCTKFLDEHPGGEEVMLDVAGQDATEAFEDVGHSDEAREVLDGLLVGELKRLPGEEGPKRQIANSNQGSGQDPTGSSLTSYALVVAVGFAAYMGYNYLQKQNEAQGSA from the exons ATGTCCGCGACAAAGGAGTTCACCATGCAAGATGTTGCTGAGCACAACACCTCCAAAGACATCTACATGGTTGTCCACGAGAAGGTCTACGACTGCACCAAGTTCCTCGACGAGCACCC CGGTGGTGAGGAGGTTATGCTCGATGTTGCCGGCCAGGACGCCACCGAGGCTTTCGAGGATGTCGGCCACAGTGACGAGGCCCGAGAGGTCCTCGATGGTCTCCTCGTTGGTGAGCTCAAGCGTCTG CCTGGTGAGGAGGGCCCCAAGCGCCAGATCGCCAACTCGAACCAGGGCAGCGGCCAGGATCCTACCGGCTCCAGCTTGACCTCTTACGCTCTTGTTGTCGCTGTCGGCTTCGCCGCCTACATGGGCTACAACTACCTCCAAAAGCAGAACGAGGCCCAGGGCTCTGCATAA
- a CDS encoding hypothetical protein (BUSCO:26750at5125) translates to MKHRVIHQLKRAHIASCPSTARLSLALSVGRRCYSTHPPNAKLNLPVDYGTTPLLAHSSQTALSHKELPEHIRNGPTKKMNLFQAINDAMGIALTEDESVVVFGEDVAFGGVFRCTMNLAETHGAERVFNTPLTEQGIMGFGIGLAAEGMRPIAEIQFADYVYPAFDQLVNEAAKFRYRDGTCGRSVGGLTVRMPCGGVGHGGLYHSQSPESLFTHIPGLKVIMPRSPAQAKGLLLAAIRSNDPCVFLEPKILYRAAVEQVPTGSYELPLSKAEILKEGKDVTIISYGQPLYLCHNAIKQAEQDLGISVELIDLRTLYPWDKKTVLESVRKTGRAMVVHEAMVNAGIGAEVAAVIQEDHDTFLRLEAPVARVAGWSIHQPLLYERFNLPDVARIYDNIKRLLDY, encoded by the exons ATGAAGCACCGTGTCATTCACCAATTAAAGAGGGCTCACATCGCCAGCTGCCCTTCGACAGCTCGGCTCTCACTTGCATTATCTGTAGGCCGACGATGTTACTCGACACATCCCCCCAATGCCAAACTTAACCTACCCGTCGACTATGGCACAACACCTCTACTCGCACATAGCTCCCAGACTGCTCTAAGCCACAAGGAGCTTCCTGAACATATCCGTAATGGACCGACTAAGAAGATGAATCTGTTCCAGGCCATCAATGATGCGATGGGAATCGCTCTTACAGAAGATGAATCCGTTGTCGTTTTTGGCGAAGACGTTGCCTTTGGTGGTGTCTTCAGATGTACCATGAATCTTGCTGAAACACACGGTGCCGAGAGAGTGTTCAATACCCCTCTCACAGAACAAGGAATCATGGGTTTCGGTATTGGTCTTGCTGCGGAAGGCATGCGGCCGATTGCTGAGATCCAGTTCGCCGACTATGTCTACCCAGCATTTGACCAATTGGTCAACGAGGCAGCCAAATTCAGATATCGTGATGGAACCTGCGGCCGAAGTGTTGGTGGCTTAACTGTCCGAATGCCTTGCGGCGGTGTCGGCCATGGCGGCCTCTACCATTCGCAATCTCCCGAAAGTTTGTTTACACATATCCCTGGACTGAAGGTCATTATGCCAAGGTCACCGGCTCAGGCCAAAGGTCTTCTCTTGGCAGCTATCCGTAGCAACGACCCCTGCGTCTTCTTGGAACCCAAGATTTTGTACCGCGCAGCTGTTGAACAAGTACCTACAGGATCATACGAGCTACCATTATCAAAAGCCGAAATTCTGAAGGAAGGCAAAGACGTCACGATTATCTCCTATGGCCAACCTCTTTACCTCTGCCACAACGCCATCAAGCAAGCAGAACAGGACTTGGGCATTTCCGTTGAGTTGATTGACCTGCGAACTTTGTACCCTTGGGATAAGAAGACTGTGCTCGAGAGTGTTCGAAAAACAGGACGGGCTATGGTTGTCCACGAGGCTATGGTCAACGCAGGTATCGGTGCTGAGGTTGCTGCGGTTATTCAAGAGGATCACGATACTTTCTTGAGATTAGAGGCTCCGGTTGCTCGCGTTGCTGGTTGGAGTATTCACCAGCCTCTTCTATATGAGAGATTCAATCTACCTGACGTTGCTC GAATTTACGataacatcaagaggctaCTGGATTATTAA
- a CDS encoding hypothetical protein (BUSCO:41079at5125) yields MSSYLEKQANAFRGTLSSAATKISNPSTNKAASLAVPSSLAPPSPSPSAASDPNTPTTKRKRDAAPEVPYSQPQLTGYGAEVKTQMTFAVEYLKKKGDTKTITEIIDHLSLRGYDEEHKRQLAEGLRGHPRVDWKPDANLSEQTWKTGTYAHRPIIPGVKDATTLLGHLQAKTDASGVSVKDLKDGWPDCEDTISALEREHKILVVRTKKDNLPRYVWPNDASLHHKVQPEFQAMWQRVQLPPIDEMHRKLTSVGQKPTSEDPRKTKEGQGNKPKVQKRRKGNRIGKATNVHMAHLMQDYSGMRR; encoded by the coding sequence ATGTCATCCTATCTCGAAAAGCAGGCAAACGCCTTCCGAGGCACCCTCTCCTCTGCCGCCACGAAGATCTCGAACCCCTCAACCAACAAAGCCGCGTCCCTGGCTGTACCATCATCACTAGCTCCTCCTTCACCTTCGCCTTCAGCTGCTTCCGATCCTAATACACCTACTACTAAGCGAAAACGAGATGCCGCGCCTGAGGTCCCCTACTCGCAGCCACAACTCACGGGCTATGGTGCTGAGGTCAAGACTCAAATGACCTTTGCTGTCGAATACTTGAAAAAGAAGGGTGATACAAAGACCATTACGGAAATTATCGATCATTTGAGTCTGAGAGGCTACGACGAAGAGCACAAGCGCCAGCTGGCAGAAGGATTGCGAGGACATCCCCGCGTAGACTGGAAGCCCGATGCGAACTTGAGCGAGCAGACCTGGAAGACAGGCACCTACGCTCACCGACCCATCATCCCTGGAGTTAAGGACGCAACCACTCTTCTAGGTCACCTCCAAGCAAAGACAGATGCGTCGGGCGTGTCAGTCAAAGATCTCAAGGACGGCTGGCCCGACTGCGAGGACACGATATCGGCACTTGAGCGCGAGCACAAGATCCTCGTGGTCCGCACAAAGAAGGACAACCTCCCACGATACGTATGGCCCAACGACGCTTCCCTACACCATAAGGTCCAGCCAGAGTTCCAGGCCATGTGGCAGCGCGTCCAGCTACCGCCCATCGACGAGATGCACCGCAAACTCACCAGCGTCGGGCAAAAGCCTACGAGTGAGGACCCACGCAAGACCAAGGAGGGACAGGGCAACAAGCCCAAGGTGCAGAAGAGACGCAAGGGCAACAGGATCGGAAAGGCGACCAATGTCCACATGGCACATCTTATGCAGGATTATAGCGGTATGCGACGATAA
- a CDS encoding hypothetical protein (TransMembrane:1 (i165-186o)~BUSCO:15850at5125~CAZy:GH5_9~CAZy:GH5_44~CAZy:GH5_14~CAZy:GH5_45~CAZy:GH5~CAZy:GH5_50~CAZy:GH5_22~CAZy:GH5_15~CAZy:GH5_49), translating into MPTRESSRPPRSHRPRDRDREKDRDRDRDRRRDGQRKRKSRSRQPVSGSEDTPDRSSRTLSSHALADLERENARQKKRSERASRDYRDESRRPERRRDEHRRKDRDPEKPRTHGKGKKKRVVSGAVMEEGQSKAHLRGGGGSVDTIQQEKDFYLSKPPKKKKKKLWIAIGVGAVVLLIIIVVAVVVSQKKDGGDGGGSSSSDSSGDATDTSDLDGKDRSEIPEKWRNTYLDPWTWKSTTDFNLTFTDEMVGDLPVMGLYDDWDDSAQANENVPPLNKPWGSYGKKPARGVCIGGWLYLEPFISPSLFNYDTKEGIIDEWTLSEKLGSEAGKTLEKHYASFITEQTFKDIQAAGLDHVRIGFNYWAVEVYDGDPYVYRTSWRYLLRAIEWCRKYGLRVNLDLHGIPGSQNGWNHSGRWGSIGWLNGNDGSKNAERALEIHERLSKFFAQPRYKNIITHYGLANEPRMTSLKTSDVIKWTEDAYKIVRKNGVKALVVFGDGFMGLENWQGLMTGYDDMVLDVHQYVIFNENQIDYTHKEKVEYACDGWTEQAEISMDRSKGYGPTIFAEWSQADTDCAKFLTGVGWGTRWEGTYDTGNKDSSILEPRCPTKDDKCSCRGANADPSDWSDEYKKFLKMFAEAQMHSFEKGWGWWYWTWKTEDNHQWSYESGLKSGVLPEKPWDRDFNCDKDVPDFEKMGLPEYL; encoded by the exons ATGCCTACGCGAGAATCATCGCGACCCCCCCGCTCACATCGACCAAGGGACCGAGACAGGGAAAAAGATAGGGATAGGGATAGAGATCGACGGCGAGATGGCCAACGAAAGAGAAAATCACGATCGCGACAACCAGTTTCGGGCTCAGAGGATACTCCGGATAGAAGCTCCAGAACGCTATCATCCCATGCCCTAGCCGATCTTGAAAGAGAGAATGCACGCCAAAAGAAGCGAAGCGAACGCGCAAGCCGAGACTATAGAGATGAATCCCGAAGACCAGAACGACGACGTGATGAACACCGAAGGAAAGATCGCGACCCGGAAAAGCCGCGCACTCAtggcaagggcaagaagaaaagagtcgTTAGCGGAGCTGTTATGGAAGAGGGACAGTCAAAGGCGCATTTAAGAGGTGGTGGGGGAAGTGTTGATACCATCCAACAAGAGAAGGACTTTTACTTATCAAAACcaccaaagaagaaaaagaaaaagctat ggATTGCGATTGGCGTGGGCGCTGTTGTTCTGCTCATCATTATTGTGGTGGCAGTTGTTGTCAGCCAGAAGAAAGATGGTGGAGATGGCGGTGGCAGCAGTAGCAGTGACAGCTCCGGCGATGCAACCGATACTTCTGACCTCGACGGAAAGGATCGCTCAGAAATACCCGAAAAATGGCGGAACACATATCTTGACCCTTGGACTTGGAAATCAACAACCGACTTCAACCTCACATTCACGGACGAAATGGTTGGCGACCTGCCTGTTATGGGCCTCTACGATGACTGGGACGATTCAGCTCAAGCCAACGAGAATGTCCCTCCGCTGAACAAACCCTGGGGTTCTTATGGCAAGAAGCCTGCTCGTGGAGTATGTATTGGTGGATGGCTTTATCTGGAACCTTTTATCTCACCGTCTCTTTTCAACTACGACACAAAAGAGGGCATCATTGATGAGTGGACATTGTCTGAAAAGTTGGGTTCTGAAGCAGGAAAAACTCTGGAAAAACATTATGCATCGTTCATCACAGAGCAAACCTTTAAGGACATACAAGCAGCAGGCCTGGATCATGTCCGTATTGGCTTCAACTACTGGGCTGTAGAAGTCTATGATGGCGATCCTTACGTGTACCGAACGTCTTGGCGATACCTCCTGCGCGCCATCGAGTGGTGCCGTAAGTACGGATTGCGAGTCAACTTGGATTTGCATGGCATTCCCGGTAGTCAAAACGGATGGAACCACAGTGGTCGGTGGGGTTCTATAGGTTGGTTGAACGGGAACGACGGCAGCAAGAACGCGGAGCGAGCACTCGAAATTCACGAAAGGCTGTCCAAGTTCTTCGCCCAGCCCCGCTACAAAAACATCATCACTCACTACGGTCTCGCCAACGAACCTCGAATGACGAGTTTGAAGACGAGCGATGTGATTAAGTGGACGGAAGATGCGTACAAGATTGTGCGCAAGAACGGTGTAAAAGCCCTTGTGGTCTTTGGAGATGGTTTTATGGGACTCGAAAATTGGCAGGGCTTGATGACTGGTTACGATGACATGGTTCTCGACGTCCACCAGTATGTCATCTTCAACGAGAACCAAATCGACTACACCCACAAGGAGAAGGTTGAGTATGCTTGCGACGGCTGGACCGAGCAAGCGGAGATCAGCATGGACCGTTCGAAAGGTTACGGACCTACCATCTTTGCCGAGTGGTCCCAAGCGGATACAGACTGCGCAAAGTTCCTTACCGGAGTAGGCTGGGGTACTCGCTGGGAGGGTACATACGATACAGGAAACAAGGACTCGTCCATCCTGGAGCCTCGGTGCCCAACTAAAGACGACAAGTGTTCATGTCGTGGCGCCAACGCTGATCCCAGCGACTGGAGTGACGAATACAAAAAGTTCCTCAAGATGTTTGCCGAGGCGCAAATGCACAGTTTCGAGAAGGGCTGGGGATGGTGGTACTGGACATGGAAGACGGAGGACAACCACCAGTGGAGTTACGAATCTGGTCTCAAGTCTGGTGTTCTGCCTGAAAAGCCTTGGGATCGTGATTTTAATTGCGATAAAGACGTTCCCGACTTCGAAAAGATGGGATTGCCTGAGTATCTCTAA
- the CAP1 gene encoding F-actin-capping protein subunit alpha, whose product MSDIETVSSFVEGAPPGELADVIADIKSLTLDSNPDIVNNLAPAFEKYNEEQFVTVKLPGSSQPVIISSYNSLGDGRYFDVESSSSFVFDHTTQKASAVQSHVLEGAQADLVKSILKSIDPYVEEHFANAAHGVYPIESDSKIAIVIVGNKYSPNNFWNGRWRSLYILDPSSGALEGSLKVDVHYYEDGNVRLLTNKPVNSTISSVNGAGIVREISTTEKKYQEELNKGFVSLSEGAFKGLRRQLPVTRQKIEWDRVTSYRLGQDIGGGSSRR is encoded by the exons ATGTCTGATATCGAAACCGTCTCTTCCTTCGTAGAGGGAGCTCCTCCGGGAGAG CTCGCCGACGTTATCGCAG ATATAAAGTCGTTGACACTCGACTCCAACCCCGATATCGTCAATAACCTCGCGCCCGCCTTCGAGAAATACAACGAGGAGCAATTTGTTACGGTGAAGTTGCCTGGTAGTAGCCAACCA GTTATTATTAGCTCTTACAACTCTCTCGGAGACGGCCGATATTTCGATGTTGAGAGCTCGTCTAGCTTCGTCTTCGACCATACTACGCAG AAAGCCAGTGCTGTCCAGAGCCACGTATTGGAAGGAGCTCAAGCGGATCTTGT CAAATCCATCCTCAAAAGCATCGATCCTTACGTTGAAGAGCACTTTGCCAACGCTGCGCATGGCGTCTACCCAATCGAGTCGGACTCCAAGATTGCCATCGTTATTGTTGGCAACAAGTACAGCCCCAACAACTTCTG GAACGGACGCTGGCGATCGCTCTACATCTTGGACCCTTCGTCCGGGGCCCTTGAAGGCTCTCTCAAGGTTGACGTGCATTACTACGAGGACGGAAATGTTCGTCTCCTGACCAACAAGCCCGTTAACAGCACCATCTCCTCGGTCAACGGCGCTGGTATTGTCAGAGAAATCTCGACAACAGAGAAGAAGTATCAAGAGGAGCTGAACAAGGGTTTCGTGAGCCTCAGCGAGGGTGCATTCAAAGGTCTGCGACGACAGCTGCCTGTGACAAGACAGAAGATCGAATGGGACCGCGTGACAAGCTATCGTCTAGGCCAGGATATTGGCGGCGGAAGCTCGAGGCGATAG